A stretch of Amycolatopsis balhimycina FH 1894 DNA encodes these proteins:
- the kdpB gene encoding potassium-transporting ATPase subunit KdpB, with product MTMTTERTPEEATRHHVENAGRVGAGVFNPRQLWTSLPDAFRKLSPKHQLANPVMFVVWVGSALVTVFAVTNPTVFNIGVAVWLWFTVLFANLAEAVAEGRGKAQAESLRKTKKETVARRLTEDGSEERVPGAELRIGDLVVVEAGEVIPGDGDVVEGIATVDESAITGESAPVIRESGGDRSAVTGGTTVLSDRIVVKITTKPGESFVDRMIALVEGASRQKTPNEIALTILLAVLTIIFVLAVVALQPMANYSGGQQSVIVLTALLVCLIPTTIGALLSAIGIAGMDRLVQRNVLATSGRAVEAAGDVSTLLLDKTGTITFGNRQATELIPVGSSTVEDLAIAARLSSLADGTPEGRSIIDLCVRENGLAAQPTEAEKSGEFVPFTAQTRMSGIDLNGRVVRKGAASAVRAWVAEHGGVVPDEVHETVDKISAEGGTPLVVAERVEGTALVRGVVRLSDVVKPGMRERFAELRTMGIKTVMITGDNPLTAKAIADESGVDDFLAEAKPEDKMALIKKEQEGGRLVAMTGDGTNDAPALAQADVGVAMNTGTMAAKEAGNMVDLDSNPTKLIEIVEIGKQLLITRGALTTFSIANDLAKYFAILPAMFASIYPQLGGLNVMGLHSPDSAIMSAVIFNALIIVGLIPLALRGVRYKPSSAKSLLRRNLLIYGLGGIVTPFAGIWLIDLLVRLIPGM from the coding sequence ATGACCATGACCACCGAACGCACCCCCGAGGAAGCGACCCGGCACCACGTCGAGAACGCGGGCCGGGTCGGCGCGGGCGTGTTCAACCCCCGTCAGCTCTGGACGTCCCTGCCGGACGCCTTCCGGAAGCTGAGCCCGAAGCACCAGCTGGCCAACCCGGTCATGTTCGTGGTGTGGGTCGGCTCGGCACTGGTCACCGTGTTCGCGGTGACGAACCCGACCGTGTTCAACATCGGCGTCGCGGTGTGGCTGTGGTTCACGGTGCTGTTCGCCAACCTCGCCGAGGCGGTCGCCGAAGGCCGGGGCAAGGCCCAGGCCGAGTCCCTGCGCAAGACCAAGAAGGAGACCGTCGCCCGCCGCCTGACCGAGGACGGGTCCGAGGAGCGCGTACCGGGCGCCGAGCTGAGGATCGGCGACCTGGTGGTCGTCGAGGCCGGCGAGGTCATCCCGGGCGACGGCGACGTCGTCGAGGGCATCGCGACCGTCGACGAGTCGGCCATCACCGGCGAGTCGGCGCCGGTCATCCGCGAGTCCGGCGGCGACCGGAGCGCCGTCACCGGCGGCACGACCGTGCTCTCCGACCGGATCGTCGTGAAGATCACCACCAAGCCGGGCGAGTCCTTCGTGGACCGCATGATCGCGTTGGTGGAAGGCGCCTCGCGGCAGAAGACGCCGAACGAGATCGCGCTGACCATCCTGCTCGCCGTGCTGACGATCATCTTCGTCCTCGCGGTCGTGGCGCTGCAGCCGATGGCGAACTACTCCGGCGGCCAGCAGTCGGTGATCGTGCTGACCGCCCTGCTGGTCTGCCTGATCCCGACGACGATCGGCGCGCTGCTCTCGGCGATCGGCATCGCCGGGATGGACCGCCTCGTCCAGCGGAACGTCCTGGCCACATCCGGCCGGGCGGTCGAAGCCGCGGGTGACGTCTCGACGTTGCTGCTGGACAAGACCGGCACGATCACCTTCGGCAACCGGCAGGCGACCGAGCTGATCCCGGTCGGCTCGTCCACTGTGGAGGATCTGGCGATCGCGGCGCGGCTGTCCAGCCTGGCCGACGGCACGCCCGAGGGCCGCAGCATCATCGACCTCTGCGTGCGCGAGAACGGCCTCGCGGCGCAGCCGACCGAAGCCGAGAAGTCCGGCGAGTTCGTCCCGTTCACCGCGCAGACCCGGATGTCCGGCATCGACCTGAACGGCCGGGTCGTCCGCAAGGGCGCGGCCAGTGCCGTGCGCGCGTGGGTGGCCGAGCACGGTGGCGTCGTGCCGGACGAGGTGCACGAAACCGTCGACAAGATCAGCGCCGAGGGCGGCACGCCGCTCGTCGTCGCCGAGCGGGTCGAGGGCACCGCTCTCGTGCGTGGCGTGGTGCGGCTGTCCGACGTCGTGAAGCCCGGCATGCGGGAACGGTTCGCCGAACTGCGCACGATGGGCATCAAGACCGTCATGATCACCGGCGACAACCCGCTCACCGCCAAGGCGATCGCCGACGAGTCCGGAGTGGACGACTTCCTCGCCGAAGCCAAGCCTGAAGACAAGATGGCGCTGATCAAGAAGGAGCAGGAAGGCGGGAGGCTGGTCGCGATGACCGGCGACGGCACCAACGACGCTCCCGCGCTGGCGCAGGCGGACGTCGGGGTGGCGATGAACACCGGGACCATGGCGGCCAAGGAGGCCGGCAACATGGTCGACCTCGACTCGAACCCGACGAAGCTGATCGAGATCGTGGAGATCGGCAAGCAGCTGCTCATCACCCGCGGTGCGCTCACGACGTTCTCCATCGCCAACGACCTGGCGAAGTACTTCGCGATCCTGCCCGCGATGTTCGCGTCGATCTACCCGCAGCTGGGCGGCCTGAACGTGATGGGCCTGCACTCGCCGGACTCGGCGATCATGTCCGCGGTGATCTTCAACGCGCTGATCATCGTGGGCCTGATCCCGCTGGCCCTGCGCGGCGTTCGCTACAAGCCCTCCAGCGCGAAGTCGCTGCTGCGGCGCAACCTGCTGATCTACGGCCTCGGCGGCATCGTGACGCCGTTCGCCGGGATCTGGCTGATCGACCTGCTCGTCCGACTGATTCCGGGAATGTGA
- the kdpA gene encoding potassium-transporting ATPase subunit KdpA → MSSTWAGLGQAGLLLLALALVYRPLGDYMYRVFTSTKHWRLEKAVYKIVRADPDSEQHWKTYASGVLGFSFVSVLFLYLLQRFQPLLPLNFGRTVDPGVAFNTAISFVTNTNWQSYVPEGVMGHVVQMAGLTVQNFVSAGVGLAVAIALTRAFMRSKSDRLGNFWVDLTRGTVRLLLPLSFVFAIVLVALGVVQSLKSGVSVLNPDGSASTIALAPAASQEAIKELGTNGGGIFNANSAHPFENPNSWSNLIEIFLLLVIPVALTRTFGKLVGNTKQGYVLLSVMGALWAAMLAVIWWGEAHAGGAAARLAGAALEGKETRFGIAGSALFAGSTTGTSTGAVNSMHDSFTGLGGFGTLLNMMFGELSPGGVGTGLYSILVMAIIAMFLAGLMVGRTPEYLGKKLGKREVTCASIAMLAMPAVVLIGAGAALLIPGNTAAFNNPGAHGFSELLYAYTSAGNNNGSAFAGITVTNDWYQSTLGVCMALGRFIPILAVLCLAGSLAAQKKTPESAGTLPTTSPLFATMLAGTVVLVAALTFIPALALGPIAEALA, encoded by the coding sequence ATGTCCTCGACGTGGGCCGGCCTGGGACAGGCCGGCCTCCTTCTGCTCGCCCTGGCGCTGGTGTACCGGCCGCTGGGCGACTACATGTACCGCGTGTTCACGAGCACGAAACACTGGCGGCTGGAGAAGGCCGTCTACAAGATCGTGCGCGCGGACCCGGATTCCGAGCAGCACTGGAAGACCTACGCCTCGGGCGTGCTGGGCTTCTCGTTCGTCTCGGTGCTGTTCCTGTACCTGCTGCAGCGCTTCCAGCCGCTGCTTCCGCTGAACTTCGGCCGGACCGTCGACCCCGGGGTCGCCTTCAACACCGCGATCAGCTTCGTGACCAACACGAACTGGCAGTCCTACGTCCCCGAGGGCGTCATGGGCCACGTCGTCCAGATGGCCGGGCTGACCGTGCAGAACTTCGTCTCCGCCGGGGTTGGCCTGGCCGTGGCGATCGCGCTGACCCGCGCGTTCATGCGGTCGAAGAGCGACCGGCTGGGCAACTTCTGGGTCGACCTGACCCGCGGCACCGTCCGGCTGCTGCTGCCGCTGTCGTTCGTCTTCGCGATCGTGCTGGTCGCGCTCGGTGTGGTGCAGAGCCTGAAGTCCGGCGTCTCGGTGCTCAACCCGGACGGCTCGGCGAGCACCATCGCGCTGGCCCCGGCAGCGAGCCAGGAGGCGATCAAGGAGCTGGGCACCAACGGCGGCGGCATCTTCAACGCCAACTCCGCGCACCCGTTCGAGAACCCGAACTCGTGGTCGAACCTGATCGAAATCTTCCTGCTGCTGGTGATCCCGGTCGCCCTGACCCGCACCTTCGGCAAGCTCGTCGGCAACACCAAGCAGGGCTATGTCCTGCTCAGCGTCATGGGCGCGTTGTGGGCGGCCATGCTCGCGGTGATCTGGTGGGGCGAAGCGCACGCAGGAGGCGCCGCCGCCCGCTTGGCCGGTGCGGCCCTGGAGGGCAAGGAAACCCGGTTCGGGATCGCGGGGTCGGCGTTGTTCGCCGGCTCGACCACCGGTACCTCGACCGGTGCGGTGAACTCGATGCACGACAGCTTCACCGGCCTCGGCGGCTTCGGCACGCTGCTGAACATGATGTTCGGCGAGCTGTCGCCGGGCGGGGTCGGCACCGGCCTCTACAGCATCCTGGTGATGGCGATCATCGCGATGTTCCTGGCGGGCCTGATGGTCGGGCGGACGCCGGAGTACCTGGGCAAGAAGCTCGGCAAGCGCGAGGTCACCTGCGCGTCGATCGCGATGCTGGCCATGCCCGCGGTGGTGCTGATCGGTGCGGGCGCGGCCCTGCTGATCCCGGGCAACACCGCCGCGTTCAACAACCCGGGCGCGCACGGCTTCTCGGAGCTGCTCTACGCCTACACCTCGGCAGGCAACAACAACGGCAGCGCGTTCGCCGGCATCACCGTGACCAACGACTGGTACCAGTCCACGCTCGGTGTCTGCATGGCGCTGGGCCGGTTCATCCCGATCCTGGCCGTGCTCTGCCTGGCCGGTTCGCTGGCGGCGCAGAAGAAGACGCCGGAGAGCGCGGGCACGCTGCCGACCACCAGCCCGCTGTTCGCGACCATGCTCGCCGGCACGGTCGTGCTGGTCGCGGCCCTGACCTTCATCCCCGCCCTGGCCCTCGGGCCGATTGCCGAGGCTCTCGCATGA
- the kdpF gene encoding K(+)-transporting ATPase subunit F translates to MSGTGVVANVVGGVLALALIVYLFIALIKPEKF, encoded by the coding sequence GTGAGCGGCACCGGCGTGGTCGCCAACGTCGTCGGCGGCGTCCTGGCATTGGCCCTGATCGTCTACCTGTTCATCGCGTTGATCAAACCGGAGAAGTTCTGA
- a CDS encoding APC family permease, whose product MPAPTSWLKRLVLGRPFRSDTLGETLLPKWLALPIFASDPLSSVAYATQEILLILSIGGLAYLTLAPWIGLAVAVLLTVVVLSYRQVVKAYPSGGGSYEVASRNLGRSAGLVVAGALMVDYIMTVAVSVASGVDNIISAVPGLNDYRIVLNLGFVLVLMAMNLRGIRESGRAFALPTYLFIGGVVLMIALGLGRAVAGHAPVAESAGYEVRPEQVGLTGLALVFLLLRSFSSGCTALTGVEAISNGVPAFRKPKSANAARTMTAMGVIAVVMFGGITALAMIARVRIAENTCDLAGFRGDCTTDPQRTVISQIAAAVFGGDHSALFYFMQATTALILILAANTAFNGFPLLASILAQDRYLPRQLHTRGDRLAFSNGIVALAVIAGVLIFAFDGSTTRLIQLYILGVFTSFTLCQAGMVRHWNRELAAATDTRARLSIQRSRLINAVGAVLTAVVLAVVMITKFTHGAYLVVIAIPVLYLLMRGIHRHYTHVRDELLPDDESELLPSRVHAIVLVSTLHKPSQRAIAFARASRPDTLTAITVNVEDHDTRELQRQWEQRDMKIPLKVLESPYREITRPVVAYVKNLSRASPRDVVCVYIPEYVVGRWWENVLHNQSSLRLKGRLLFEPGVMVTSVPWQLHSTTRRDLQRVRPLPGDIRRGVTTQRRS is encoded by the coding sequence GTGCCAGCACCCACGTCATGGCTCAAACGGCTGGTACTCGGACGGCCGTTCCGGAGCGACACCCTCGGCGAGACCCTCCTGCCCAAGTGGCTCGCGCTGCCGATCTTCGCCAGCGACCCGCTGTCGTCGGTCGCTTACGCGACCCAGGAAATCCTGCTGATCCTGTCCATCGGCGGCCTCGCCTACCTGACACTCGCGCCGTGGATCGGCCTGGCGGTCGCCGTCCTGCTGACCGTCGTCGTGCTGTCCTACCGGCAGGTCGTGAAGGCCTACCCCAGCGGGGGCGGCTCCTACGAGGTCGCCTCGCGCAACCTCGGCAGATCCGCGGGCCTGGTCGTCGCGGGCGCGCTGATGGTCGACTACATCATGACCGTCGCGGTGTCGGTCGCGTCCGGAGTGGACAACATCATCTCCGCCGTCCCCGGGCTCAACGACTACCGGATCGTCCTGAACCTCGGGTTCGTCCTGGTGCTGATGGCGATGAACCTGCGCGGCATCCGCGAGTCCGGGCGTGCCTTCGCGCTCCCGACGTACCTGTTCATCGGCGGGGTCGTGCTGATGATCGCGCTGGGCCTCGGCCGGGCCGTCGCGGGCCACGCCCCGGTCGCCGAAAGCGCCGGCTACGAGGTCCGCCCGGAACAGGTGGGACTGACCGGTCTCGCGCTGGTCTTCCTGCTGCTGCGGTCGTTCTCCTCCGGTTGTACCGCGCTCACCGGCGTCGAAGCGATCTCCAACGGCGTCCCCGCGTTCCGCAAACCCAAGAGCGCCAACGCCGCCCGCACGATGACCGCGATGGGCGTGATCGCCGTGGTGATGTTCGGCGGCATCACCGCCCTTGCCATGATCGCCCGCGTCCGGATCGCCGAGAACACCTGCGACCTCGCCGGGTTCCGCGGCGACTGCACCACCGACCCGCAGCGCACCGTGATCAGCCAGATCGCCGCCGCGGTGTTCGGGGGCGACCATTCGGCGCTGTTCTACTTCATGCAGGCCACCACCGCGCTGATCCTGATCCTCGCCGCGAACACCGCGTTCAACGGCTTCCCGTTGCTGGCCTCGATCCTGGCGCAGGACCGCTACCTGCCGCGGCAGCTGCACACCCGCGGCGACCGGCTGGCGTTCTCCAATGGCATCGTCGCGCTCGCGGTCATCGCCGGCGTGCTCATCTTCGCGTTCGACGGCTCGACCACCCGGCTGATCCAGCTCTACATCCTCGGCGTCTTCACGTCCTTCACGCTGTGCCAGGCCGGCATGGTCCGGCACTGGAACCGCGAACTCGCCGCCGCGACCGACACCCGGGCACGCCTGTCGATCCAGCGCTCGCGGCTGATCAACGCCGTCGGCGCGGTGCTCACCGCCGTGGTCCTGGCGGTCGTGATGATCACCAAGTTCACCCACGGCGCCTACCTCGTGGTGATCGCCATCCCGGTGCTGTACCTGCTCATGCGGGGGATCCACCGCCACTACACCCACGTCCGCGACGAGCTGCTGCCCGACGACGAGAGCGAGCTGCTGCCCAGCCGGGTCCACGCCATCGTGCTGGTGTCCACATTGCACAAACCGAGCCAGCGCGCGATCGCGTTCGCCCGCGCGAGCCGGCCGGACACCCTCACCGCGATCACCGTCAACGTCGAGGACCACGACACCCGCGAACTGCAGCGGCAGTGGGAACAACGTGACATGAAGATTCCGCTCAAGGTTCTCGAATCGCCCTACCGCGAGATCACCCGGCCGGTCGTGGCCTATGTCAAGAACCTCAGCCGCGCCAGCCCCCGCGACGTCGTGTGCGTCTACATCCCGGAGTACGTCGTCGGCCGCTGGTGGGAAAACGTGCTCCACAACCAGAGCTCACTGCGTCTGAAGGGCCGGCTCCTGTTCGAGCCGGGTGTCATGGTGACCAGCGTCCCGTGGCAGCTGCACTCCACCACCCGCCGCGACCTCCAGCGCGTCCGCCCGCTGCCCGGCGACATCCGGCGCGGCGTCACGACGCAGCGCCGCTCCTGA
- a CDS encoding TetR/AcrR family transcriptional regulator: protein MTRSRTRMTAGQRRETILVAATAAFAEHGYQRAKASEIAARVGVSEPVVFQNFGSKAELFAAVLEQAAGTAVTFLTALTSGDRAVSEVLRALLAPEHLDALHAPGALGVLFVEGTASGSDPVVRQAARTAIRRVARGFAGLLEAGRRAGDLRADLDPDVAAWSLISFVASRALRRAVVDDPDIEGRLVESLLAQLRP, encoded by the coding sequence GTGACCCGAAGCCGGACGCGCATGACCGCCGGACAACGCCGCGAAACGATCCTCGTCGCGGCGACGGCGGCGTTCGCCGAGCACGGCTACCAGCGGGCGAAGGCGTCCGAGATCGCCGCCCGGGTCGGGGTCAGCGAACCGGTGGTCTTCCAGAACTTCGGCTCGAAGGCGGAGCTGTTCGCCGCGGTTCTGGAGCAGGCCGCCGGCACCGCGGTCACCTTTCTCACCGCGCTCACCTCCGGAGACCGCGCTGTCTCGGAGGTCCTGCGTGCACTGCTGGCGCCCGAGCACCTCGACGCCCTGCACGCGCCCGGCGCCCTCGGCGTCCTCTTCGTGGAGGGCACGGCCTCGGGCTCGGACCCGGTCGTCCGGCAGGCCGCGCGCACGGCGATCCGGCGGGTGGCCCGCGGTTTCGCCGGCCTGCTGGAAGCGGGACGGCGGGCGGGCGACCTGCGTGCCGACCTCGACCCCGACGTCGCCGCGTGGTCACTGATCTCGTTCGTCGCCTCGCGGGCGCTTCGCCGGGCTGTCGTCGACGACCCGGACATCGAGGGTCGCTTGGTCGAATCGCTCCTGGCGCAGCTTCGTCCGTAG
- a CDS encoding class I SAM-dependent methyltransferase, protein MALGRLLTGHGGERADGALITQARLYELGSRIGFVTRGRRYRELVRRSGAQPGDRVLDVGCGTGYLAGLAAHAVAPGGSVLGVDASEAMVKYARGVAGTPSCRFEAGTAQALPCGDAEFDVVLSSLMLHHVPDAGQPAALREMHRVLRPGGRLLLADFRPPTSRVMRRLVGALTGPRMLDAPDRRLVGLVRDTGFTVDDEGTLGILHYVSATA, encoded by the coding sequence ATGGCACTGGGCAGACTGCTGACCGGACACGGCGGCGAGCGCGCCGACGGCGCGTTGATCACCCAGGCGAGGCTGTACGAACTCGGCAGCAGAATCGGGTTCGTGACCCGCGGACGCCGCTATCGCGAACTGGTGCGGCGGTCCGGCGCGCAGCCGGGCGACCGCGTCCTCGACGTCGGCTGCGGGACCGGCTACCTGGCCGGGCTCGCGGCGCACGCCGTGGCACCGGGCGGGTCGGTGCTCGGCGTCGACGCGTCCGAGGCCATGGTCAAGTACGCGCGCGGCGTGGCCGGTACGCCGTCGTGCCGCTTCGAAGCCGGAACGGCGCAAGCACTCCCCTGCGGCGACGCGGAGTTCGACGTCGTGCTGTCCAGCCTGATGCTGCATCACGTGCCGGACGCCGGCCAGCCGGCCGCGCTGCGCGAGATGCACCGGGTACTGCGGCCGGGCGGCCGGTTGCTGCTCGCGGATTTCCGGCCGCCGACGTCCCGGGTGATGCGGCGGCTGGTCGGCGCCCTGACGGGCCCGCGGATGCTGGACGCCCCGGACCGGCGGCTCGTCGGCCTGGTGCGGGACACGGGGTTCACCGTGGACGACGAAGGCACGCTCGGCATCCTCCACTACGTCAGCGCGACAGCCTGA
- a CDS encoding MFS transporter gives MALSLFRHRDYRHLFTAQLVALFGTGLTTVALGLLAYDFAGAGAGAVLGTALAIKMVTYVTVAPLAGAYADRVPRRVMLVCLDLVRALVVLALPFVDRIWQVYALIVVLQSASAAFTPTFQAVLPDILPGERDYTRALSASQLASTMESLLSPVLAAAALSVVSFHWLFTGTSAGFLVSAVLVVTTRIPDAVRSHRGGAWDRTLAGARIYAATPRLRGVMGFNLVVAAVGSVVMVNTVNYVRDELGRGQADVAVLLAANGVGTVLVALLLPRVLDRVRERTVMLAGAAVLLAGIAGAIPLSMVAGGSWFAALAVWVTVGLGTGLVLTPVGRVLRRSSTAADRPAVFAAQFSLSHACWLVAYPIAGWLATEAGFGVTWIVLAGLGVVGAVVAIRAWPRCDRDVLEHVHDGTGDPGHLADATEIAAGVWQHRHEYVIDREHDRWPALVR, from the coding sequence GTGGCCCTGTCCTTGTTCCGGCACCGGGACTACCGGCACCTCTTCACCGCCCAGCTCGTGGCGCTGTTCGGGACCGGGCTGACCACCGTCGCGCTGGGGCTGCTGGCCTACGACTTCGCGGGTGCCGGCGCGGGGGCCGTGCTGGGAACCGCGCTGGCGATCAAGATGGTCACCTACGTGACGGTCGCCCCGCTGGCCGGCGCCTACGCGGACCGGGTGCCGCGCCGGGTGATGCTGGTCTGCCTGGACCTCGTGCGGGCGCTCGTCGTGCTCGCGCTGCCGTTCGTGGACCGGATCTGGCAGGTCTACGCCCTGATCGTGGTGCTCCAGTCGGCCTCCGCGGCGTTCACCCCGACCTTTCAGGCCGTGCTGCCGGACATCCTGCCCGGCGAGCGCGACTACACCCGTGCGCTGTCGGCTTCGCAGCTCGCCTCGACGATGGAGAGCCTGCTGAGCCCGGTGCTCGCGGCGGCCGCGCTCAGCGTCGTCAGCTTCCACTGGCTGTTCACCGGCACGTCGGCCGGCTTCCTGGTTTCGGCGGTGCTCGTGGTCACCACCCGCATCCCGGACGCGGTCCGGAGCCACCGCGGTGGGGCGTGGGACCGCACGCTCGCCGGGGCGCGGATCTACGCCGCGACACCTCGGCTCCGCGGTGTCATGGGGTTCAACCTCGTGGTCGCCGCGGTCGGGTCGGTGGTCATGGTCAACACCGTCAACTACGTCCGGGACGAGCTCGGCCGCGGTCAGGCCGATGTCGCCGTGCTGCTGGCGGCCAACGGCGTCGGCACGGTGCTGGTCGCGCTGCTGCTGCCGCGGGTGCTCGACCGGGTCCGCGAACGCACGGTGATGCTCGCCGGGGCGGCCGTGCTCCTGGCCGGGATCGCCGGAGCGATCCCGCTGTCCATGGTGGCCGGCGGCAGCTGGTTCGCCGCGTTGGCGGTGTGGGTGACCGTCGGGCTCGGCACCGGTCTCGTCCTGACGCCGGTGGGCCGGGTGCTGCGCCGATCGAGCACCGCGGCGGACCGGCCGGCTGTGTTCGCCGCGCAGTTCTCCCTTTCGCACGCCTGCTGGCTGGTGGCGTATCCGATCGCCGGCTGGCTGGCCACCGAAGCCGGTTTCGGCGTGACGTGGATCGTGCTCGCCGGGCTCGGAGTCGTCGGCGCCGTCGTCGCGATCCGGGCGTGGCCGCGATGCGACCGCGATGTCCTCGAGCACGTCCACGACGGCACCGGCGACCCCGGGCACCTCGCGGACGCGACCGAGATCGCTGCCGGTGTGTGGCAGCACCGCCACGAATACGTCATCGACCGCGAGCACGACCGCTGGCCCGCGCTGGTCCGCTGA
- a CDS encoding ArsR/SmtB family transcription factor, with protein sequence MYAHDDSGAQWAQLPPADQVEAASTALRMLADPGRLRMLWLLSGDEYDVASLAAAVGIARPAVSQHLAKLRLAGLVSLRRDGRHTHYRARGGHVRRLLAEVMNAADHHLHGIPDHD encoded by the coding sequence ATGTACGCACATGACGATTCCGGTGCGCAGTGGGCGCAGCTTCCACCCGCCGACCAGGTCGAAGCCGCCTCCACGGCCCTGCGGATGCTGGCGGATCCCGGCCGGCTGCGGATGCTGTGGCTGCTCAGCGGCGACGAGTACGACGTCGCGTCGCTGGCCGCGGCGGTCGGGATCGCGCGCCCGGCGGTGTCCCAGCACCTGGCGAAGCTCCGGCTCGCCGGGCTGGTGAGCCTGCGCCGCGACGGCCGCCACACCCACTACCGAGCCCGCGGCGGCCATGTGCGCCGCCTGCTGGCCGAAGTCATGAACGCCGCGGACCACCACCTCCACGGCATCCCGGACCACGACTGA
- a CDS encoding low molecular weight phosphatase family protein, which translates to MTGKPEVLFVCVHNAGRSQMAAALLAHHADGAVDVRSAGSAPAGSVNPAVREAMAEIGLDLSREVPKKLTTEAVEAADVVITMGCGDACPVFPGKRYLDWQLDDPAGRGVEDVRRIRDEIDRRVRELLAELR; encoded by the coding sequence GTGACCGGCAAGCCTGAGGTTCTCTTCGTCTGCGTGCACAACGCCGGCCGCTCCCAGATGGCCGCCGCGCTGCTCGCTCACCACGCCGACGGCGCGGTCGACGTCCGTTCGGCCGGCTCCGCGCCCGCCGGCAGCGTCAACCCCGCCGTGCGCGAGGCGATGGCCGAGATCGGGCTCGACCTGTCCCGGGAGGTCCCGAAGAAGCTGACGACCGAGGCGGTCGAGGCCGCCGACGTCGTGATCACGATGGGCTGCGGCGACGCCTGCCCGGTGTTCCCCGGCAAGCGGTACCTGGACTGGCAGCTCGACGACCCCGCGGGCAGGGGCGTCGAGGACGTCCGGAGGATCCGGGACGAGATCGATCGCCGGGTGCGGGAGCTGCTCGCCGAGCTCCGTTGA
- a CDS encoding ArsR/SmtB family transcription factor, whose translation MSKQLPLVAMDACCAPLAREPLTQDQAVELSQLFKAMADPVRLRLLSLIASHAGGEACVCDLTDAFDLTGPTISHHLKVLRESGLITGDRRGTWIYYRVHPEVLARLSSVLTTTEFS comes from the coding sequence ATGTCGAAGCAACTGCCGCTCGTCGCGATGGACGCCTGCTGCGCCCCCCTGGCGAGGGAGCCCCTGACGCAGGACCAGGCGGTCGAGCTGTCGCAGCTGTTCAAGGCCATGGCCGACCCGGTGCGGCTGCGGTTGCTCTCGCTGATCGCGTCCCACGCCGGCGGTGAGGCGTGCGTGTGCGACCTGACCGACGCCTTCGACCTGACCGGCCCGACCATCTCCCACCACTTGAAGGTGCTGCGCGAGTCCGGGCTGATCACCGGGGACCGGCGCGGCACCTGGATCTACTACCGCGTGCACCCCGAGGTGCTGGCGCGGCTGTCGTCGGTGCTCACGACGACGGAGTTCTCGTGA
- a CDS encoding ArsI/CadI family heavy metal resistance metalloenzyme: MSRVQLALRVGDLAGSIDFYSKLFATEPAKLRPGYANFAIEEPALKLVLLEGEPGQETVLDHLGVEVESTDQVDAATQRLTGEGLETLTEDDTTCCYAVQDKVWVHGPGKEPWEVYTVKGDSTTYGTDSAALLTPATCCPPDAETGATAKPAGCCS; the protein is encoded by the coding sequence ATGTCACGGGTACAGCTGGCCTTGCGGGTCGGAGACCTGGCGGGATCGATCGACTTCTACTCGAAGCTGTTCGCGACGGAACCGGCGAAGCTCCGGCCCGGCTACGCGAACTTCGCGATCGAGGAGCCCGCGTTGAAGCTGGTGCTCCTGGAGGGCGAGCCGGGCCAGGAGACGGTGCTGGACCACCTCGGCGTCGAGGTCGAGTCCACCGACCAGGTCGACGCGGCGACCCAGCGTCTCACCGGCGAAGGCCTCGAGACGCTCACCGAGGACGACACCACCTGCTGCTACGCGGTGCAGGACAAGGTGTGGGTGCACGGCCCCGGCAAGGAACCGTGGGAGGTCTACACGGTGAAGGGCGACTCGACGACGTACGGCACCGACAGCGCCGCGCTGCTCACCCCAGCGACGTGCTGCCCACCGGACGCCGAGACCGGCGCGACGGCCAAGCCGGCGGGCTGCTGCAGCTGA